A genomic stretch from Shewanella woodyi ATCC 51908 includes:
- the hutU gene encoding urocanate hydratase: MDKRHNPSRRIIAPHGSKLSCKSWTTEAPMRMLMNNLHPDVAERPEDLVVYGGIGRAARDWECYDKIIEVLQRLEEDETLLVQSGKPVGVFKTHNNAPRVIIANSNLVPHWANWEHFNELDKKGLAMYGQMTAGSWIYIGSQGIVQGTYETFVAMAKQHFGGSSAGKWILTGGLGGMGGAQPLAGTMAGYSVLTCEVDETRIDFRLRTRYVDKKATSLDEALAMIDEANKSGKPVSVGLLANAADVFAELVERGITPDVVTDQTSAHDPLNGYLPQGWSLEQAADMRKKDEAAVVKAAKQSMAVQVKAMLALQAAGAATTDYGNNIRQMAFEEGVENAFDFPGFVPAYVRPLFCEGIGPFRWAALSGDPEDIYKTDAKVKELIPDNPHLHNWLDMARERIAFQGLPSRICWVGLKDRARLALAFNEMVKNGELSAPVVIGRDHLDSGSVASPNRETESMLDGSDAVSDWPLMNALLNTASGATWVSLHHGGGVGMGFSQHSGVVIVADGTDDAAARLGRVLWNDPATGVMRHADAGYDIAKNCAKEQGLDLPMLEK, from the coding sequence ATGGATAAGAGACACAACCCTAGCCGTCGCATTATTGCCCCACACGGTAGCAAGTTAAGTTGTAAAAGCTGGACCACCGAAGCGCCAATGCGCATGTTGATGAACAACCTCCACCCAGATGTAGCCGAGCGCCCTGAGGATCTGGTTGTTTATGGTGGTATTGGCCGTGCAGCCCGTGATTGGGAGTGTTACGACAAGATTATCGAAGTGCTGCAGCGCCTTGAAGAGGATGAGACCTTACTGGTGCAGTCGGGTAAACCTGTTGGGGTTTTCAAGACCCATAATAATGCGCCCCGCGTTATTATTGCTAACTCAAACCTAGTACCACATTGGGCTAACTGGGAGCACTTCAACGAGCTGGATAAGAAAGGTTTGGCCATGTATGGCCAGATGACAGCGGGTTCTTGGATCTATATTGGCTCCCAAGGGATAGTACAAGGTACTTATGAAACCTTCGTAGCTATGGCTAAGCAGCATTTTGGCGGTTCATCTGCTGGTAAGTGGATCTTAACTGGTGGCCTAGGTGGTATGGGCGGCGCTCAGCCACTTGCAGGAACTATGGCTGGTTACTCTGTTCTCACCTGTGAGGTTGACGAGACTCGTATCGATTTCCGATTGCGTACTCGCTATGTCGACAAGAAAGCGACATCACTTGATGAAGCCTTAGCGATGATCGATGAAGCGAACAAGAGCGGTAAGCCTGTTTCTGTTGGCTTACTTGCAAACGCTGCCGATGTATTTGCTGAGTTAGTTGAACGTGGTATCACGCCAGATGTGGTCACTGACCAAACCTCTGCTCATGACCCTCTCAACGGTTACCTGCCACAGGGCTGGAGCTTAGAGCAAGCAGCCGACATGCGTAAGAAAGATGAAGCGGCAGTGGTAAAAGCGGCTAAGCAGTCTATGGCGGTGCAGGTTAAAGCTATGTTAGCGCTGCAAGCTGCGGGTGCAGCAACAACCGATTACGGTAACAATATTCGTCAGATGGCGTTCGAAGAGGGAGTAGAGAATGCATTCGACTTCCCTGGTTTCGTTCCTGCTTATGTTCGTCCTCTGTTCTGTGAAGGTATCGGTCCATTCCGTTGGGCAGCGCTTTCTGGGGATCCAGAAGATATCTATAAGACAGATGCAAAAGTTAAAGAGCTTATTCCTGATAACCCCCATCTGCATAACTGGTTAGATATGGCCCGCGAGCGTATCGCCTTCCAGGGGCTGCCTTCTCGTATCTGTTGGGTTGGCTTAAAAGATCGTGCCCGTTTGGCATTGGCCTTTAACGAGATGGTGAAAAATGGTGAGCTTTCTGCGCCAGTTGTGATTGGTCGTGATCACTTAGATTCTGGCTCTGTTGCCAGCCCGAACCGTGAAACTGAATCTATGTTAGATGGCTCGGATGCAGTATCTGATTGGCCATTAATGAATGCTCTGCTTAACACAGCAAGTGGTGCTACTTGGGTATCGCTGCATCATGGTGGTGGTGTAGGTATGGGCTTTAGTCAGCACTCAGGTGTGGTGATTGTTGCCGACGGCACAGATGATGCCGCTGCTCGTCTTGGTCGCGTGCTTTGGAATGACCCTGCAACGGGTGTGATGCGTCATGCTGACGCTGGATATGATATCGCTAAAAACTGCGCTAAAGAGCAGGGCTTAGACCTGCCAATGTTGGAGAAGTAG
- the hutC gene encoding histidine utilization repressor translates to MATPKFAEIKQYILARIESGEWEEHTRVPSENQLAEQFECSRMTARRGLTELVESGVLERTQGLGTFVAELKSQSSMMAIRNIADEIKDRGHGYSVKQLELTSIEAIAPIAIALGLEAGSQVYYSVLVHCEDGVPLQLEERFVNPKLVPEYLAQDFTTQTPHEYLSQVAPLTEARHTLEAVVANQHNQQALSIEATEPCLQILRRTWSRQGVVSFAKLIHPGSRFRLGGHLTF, encoded by the coding sequence GTGGCCACGCCAAAGTTTGCTGAGATCAAACAATATATTCTAGCCCGCATCGAGTCTGGTGAGTGGGAGGAGCACACTCGTGTCCCCTCTGAAAACCAGTTGGCTGAACAGTTTGAGTGTAGCCGAATGACGGCTAGGCGAGGGTTAACTGAGCTGGTGGAGAGTGGCGTGCTTGAGCGAACTCAAGGCTTGGGAACCTTTGTTGCAGAGCTTAAGTCTCAATCTTCCATGATGGCGATCCGCAATATTGCCGATGAAATTAAAGACAGGGGACACGGTTACAGCGTGAAACAGCTGGAGCTCACTAGCATAGAAGCGATAGCGCCTATCGCCATCGCGCTTGGGTTAGAAGCGGGAAGCCAAGTGTACTACTCAGTGCTGGTTCACTGTGAAGATGGCGTGCCTCTGCAGCTAGAGGAGCGCTTTGTTAATCCTAAACTAGTGCCTGAGTATTTAGCCCAAGACTTTACCACTCAAACTCCCCATGAGTACTTATCCCAGGTAGCTCCGCTGACTGAAGCTAGGCATACCTTAGAGGCCGTTGTCGCCAATCAACATAATCAACAAGCATTGAGTATTGAGGCAACAGAGCCCTGTTTACAGATTTTACGTCGTACCTGGTCACGTCAAGGCGTGGTGAGTTTTGCCAAGTTAATACACCCTGGAAGTCGCTTTAGATTGGGCGGTCACTTGACGTTCTAA
- the hutI gene encoding imidazolonepropionase, which yields MSWDQVWIDVNVASMDPSVSAPYGAIIDAALAVKDGKIAWVGPRGELPEFDVMSTPLYRGKGGWITPGLIDAHTHLVFAGNRANEFEKRLQGASYEEIARSGGGIISTVKACREASEAELFELGRKRLNALAKEGVTTVEIKSGYGLDTATELKLLRVARELGKHHHVDVKTTFLGAHAIPPEYKDDVEGYVDLVINEMLPAVIAEDLADAVDVFCENIAFNIEQTERVLTAAKDAGLDIKLHAEQLSNLGGSTMAAKLGAKSVDHIEYLDEDGVVALSKSGTCATLLPGAFYFLRETQMPPIDLLRKHKVPMVLASDYNPGSSPLCSSLLMLNMGCTLFRLTPEEALAGMTRNAAKALGVEDKVGVLAAGMQADFCLWDISTPAELAYSYGVGVCLEVVKDGHLVHQ from the coding sequence ATGTCTTGGGATCAGGTCTGGATTGACGTCAACGTAGCAAGTATGGACCCTTCTGTATCAGCACCTTACGGCGCAATAATAGATGCAGCGCTAGCTGTAAAAGATGGAAAAATTGCCTGGGTGGGACCCAGAGGAGAGCTGCCTGAGTTTGATGTGATGTCAACGCCACTTTACAGAGGTAAAGGTGGCTGGATCACACCCGGACTTATCGACGCCCACACACACCTAGTCTTTGCCGGTAACCGCGCGAACGAATTCGAAAAACGCTTACAAGGTGCTAGCTATGAAGAGATAGCTCGTAGCGGAGGCGGGATAATCTCCACCGTTAAAGCCTGCCGTGAAGCCAGTGAAGCAGAGCTATTTGAGCTTGGAAGAAAACGCCTTAATGCGCTTGCAAAAGAGGGAGTGACTACAGTTGAGATAAAGTCTGGCTATGGTTTAGACACGGCAACAGAGCTGAAACTTTTACGTGTCGCCCGTGAGCTAGGCAAGCACCACCATGTCGATGTGAAGACCACTTTCTTAGGTGCCCACGCTATTCCACCAGAGTATAAAGATGACGTCGAAGGCTATGTTGATTTAGTCATCAACGAGATGTTGCCCGCTGTTATTGCTGAAGATTTAGCCGATGCCGTCGATGTATTCTGTGAAAACATCGCATTCAATATTGAGCAAACAGAGCGGGTACTCACTGCAGCCAAAGATGCGGGATTGGATATCAAGCTTCATGCCGAGCAACTCTCAAACTTAGGCGGCTCAACCATGGCCGCCAAACTTGGCGCTAAATCAGTGGATCACATTGAATATCTTGATGAAGATGGAGTGGTAGCACTAAGTAAAAGTGGTACCTGTGCCACCCTATTACCTGGGGCGTTCTACTTCCTGCGTGAAACCCAGATGCCACCGATAGATCTACTACGTAAACATAAAGTGCCTATGGTACTGGCCAGTGACTATAACCCAGGCTCGTCACCACTATGCTCAAGCCTACTGATGCTAAATATGGGTTGCACTCTATTTCGCTTAACACCGGAGGAAGCTTTAGCAGGCATGACTCGCAATGCCGCCAAGGCACTCGGTGTTGAAGACAAAGTTGGCGTGTTAGCTGCTGGTATGCAAGCGGATTTCTGTTTGTGGGATATCAGTACACCAGCAGAGCTTGCCTACTCCTATGGCGTTGGAGTGTGCCTTGAAGTGGTGAAAGACGGTCACTTAGTACATCAGTAA